In Rathayibacter sp. VKM Ac-2762, one DNA window encodes the following:
- a CDS encoding adenosine deaminase yields the protein MPRPAFPAPPSAELHIHLEGTIEPEHIVEMARRNGVALPTEDLDALRARYSFTDLASFLELHYSNLTVLKTERDFFELATGYLDRAQKANVRRAEIFFDPQTHLGNGVALDTVMSGITRALGRSEETHGISTDLIMCFLRDLGADAADEMLTAILPWREHVIGVGLDSNEVGFGPELFVDVYARAAAEGLRLVAHAGEEGGPETVAATVELLKVERIDHGIRAMEDPEVVAMLRERRIAVTVCPLSNVALRAVDTMADHPLPAMLREGVVVTVSSDDPPYFGGYVDENYRALVEELGMDDAQLEQLALNSFDAAFITEEDRERWQAEVREHFAR from the coding sequence ATGCCCCGCCCCGCCTTCCCCGCCCCGCCCAGCGCCGAGCTGCACATCCACCTCGAGGGCACGATCGAGCCCGAGCACATCGTCGAGATGGCGCGCCGCAACGGAGTCGCCCTGCCCACCGAGGATCTCGACGCCCTCCGCGCGCGGTACTCCTTCACCGACCTCGCGTCGTTCCTGGAGCTGCACTACTCGAACCTCACCGTGCTGAAGACGGAGCGGGACTTCTTCGAGCTCGCGACCGGCTACCTCGACCGGGCGCAGAAGGCGAACGTCCGCCGCGCCGAGATCTTCTTCGACCCGCAGACGCACCTCGGCAACGGCGTCGCGCTCGACACCGTGATGAGCGGGATCACCCGTGCGCTCGGTCGGAGCGAGGAGACCCACGGGATCTCGACGGACCTGATCATGTGCTTCCTCCGCGACCTGGGCGCCGACGCGGCCGACGAGATGCTGACGGCGATCCTCCCCTGGCGCGAGCACGTCATCGGCGTCGGGCTCGACTCGAACGAGGTGGGCTTCGGCCCGGAGCTGTTCGTCGACGTCTACGCGCGCGCCGCGGCGGAGGGACTGCGCCTGGTCGCGCACGCCGGCGAGGAGGGCGGGCCCGAGACGGTCGCGGCCACCGTCGAGCTGCTGAAGGTCGAGCGGATCGACCACGGGATCCGCGCGATGGAGGACCCGGAGGTGGTCGCGATGCTCCGGGAGCGCCGCATCGCGGTGACGGTGTGCCCGCTGTCGAACGTGGCCCTGCGCGCGGTGGACACGATGGCCGACCACCCGCTGCCCGCGATGCTCCGCGAGGGAGTCGTCGTGACGGTCTCGAGCGACGACCCGCCCTACTTCGGCGGCTACGTGGACGAGAACTACCGCGCCCTGGTCGAGGAGCTGGGGATGGACGACGCGCAGCTCGAGCAGCTGGCGCTCAACTCCTTCGACGCGGCGTTCATCACGGAGGAGGACCGCGAGCGCTGGCAGGCGGAGGTGCGCGAGCACTTCGCGCGGTGA
- a CDS encoding SMR family transporter, which translates to MSWVLLAGAILTEVTASLALQAAIESPGWYALVVAGYLAAFVLLSRVLKAGMPIGVAYGVWGACGVALTAVLATVLFGQPLTGVMTIGLVLIIAGVLMVEIGSQRAQAARRAVR; encoded by the coding sequence ATGAGCTGGGTGCTCCTCGCCGGCGCGATCCTCACCGAGGTGACGGCGTCGCTCGCCCTCCAGGCCGCCATCGAGTCGCCGGGCTGGTACGCCCTCGTGGTGGCGGGCTACCTGGCGGCGTTCGTCCTCCTCAGCCGGGTGCTCAAGGCCGGCATGCCGATCGGAGTCGCCTACGGCGTGTGGGGCGCGTGCGGAGTCGCGCTGACGGCGGTCCTCGCGACCGTGCTCTTCGGGCAGCCGCTGACGGGCGTGATGACGATCGGGCTGGTGCTGATCATCGCGGGCGTGCTGATGGTCGAGATCGGCTCCCAGCGAGCGCAGGCCGCGCGCCGGGCGGTGCGCTGA
- a CDS encoding SMR family transporter produces the protein MAWLLLSGAILTEVAATMSLKPATDGRKRWYVVVGVGYVVAFSLLAGALAQGMPIGVAYGIWAAVGVALTAVLGRWLFQDPLTWTMLGGIGLIIAGVLLVELGH, from the coding sequence ATGGCCTGGCTGCTGCTCTCGGGCGCGATCCTCACCGAGGTCGCCGCGACGATGAGCCTCAAACCCGCGACGGACGGCCGGAAGCGCTGGTACGTCGTGGTCGGAGTCGGCTACGTCGTCGCGTTCTCGCTGCTGGCCGGGGCGCTCGCGCAGGGCATGCCGATCGGGGTGGCCTACGGGATCTGGGCGGCGGTCGGAGTCGCGCTGACCGCGGTGCTCGGCCGCTGGCTGTTCCAGGACCCGCTGACCTGGACGATGCTCGGCGGGATCGGCCTGATCATCGCCGGCGTGCTGCTGGTGGAGCTCGGGCACTGA
- a CDS encoding MOSC domain-containing protein, whose amino-acid sequence MTTRVDGLFVYPVKGLTPQPLPRVELTAGRGVPFDRTIALARPGGAYRPGMRHGISKREYFVLVAEARLAGLTTHLDPGSGVLTVDVRGHRVLSADLGAEDGRAALRSFAARVLDLPPGVEPVIAQDAGRRYTDTAHNSDVEMEYVSLINLASVRDLAERTGRSVDPLRFRGNIHLEGLPAWSELELLGRELTAGGLRLRITKATERCAATEVEPGTGRRDLPVPRLLHETYGHELLGVYAEVLDGGTLGVGDELVLRG is encoded by the coding sequence ATGACGACACGCGTGGACGGCCTCTTCGTCTACCCGGTGAAGGGCCTGACCCCGCAGCCGCTCCCCCGCGTCGAGCTCACCGCCGGCCGCGGCGTCCCCTTCGACCGCACGATCGCCCTCGCCCGCCCCGGCGGCGCCTACCGGCCCGGCATGCGGCACGGCATCTCCAAGCGCGAGTACTTCGTGCTCGTCGCCGAGGCGCGCCTCGCCGGCCTGACCACGCACCTCGACCCCGGCAGCGGAGTGCTCACCGTCGACGTCCGCGGCCACCGGGTCCTCTCCGCCGACCTGGGCGCGGAGGACGGACGGGCCGCACTGCGCTCCTTCGCCGCCCGTGTGCTCGACCTGCCGCCCGGCGTCGAGCCCGTGATCGCCCAGGACGCGGGGCGCCGCTACACCGACACGGCCCACAACTCCGATGTCGAGATGGAGTACGTCTCGCTGATCAACCTGGCGAGCGTCCGCGACCTCGCCGAGCGCACCGGCCGGAGCGTCGATCCGCTGCGGTTCCGCGGGAACATCCACCTCGAGGGGCTGCCGGCGTGGAGCGAGCTCGAGCTGCTCGGCCGCGAGCTCACCGCGGGCGGGCTGCGGCTGCGGATCACGAAGGCCACCGAGCGGTGCGCTGCGACCGAGGTCGAGCCGGGCACCGGGCGGCGCGATCTGCCGGTCCCCCGGCTGCTGCACGAGACCTACGGCCACGAGCTCCTCGGCGTCTACGCGGAGGTCCTCGACGGCGGCACGCTCGGCGTGGGCGACGAGCTGGTGCTCCGTGGCTGA
- a CDS encoding PDR/VanB family oxidoreductase, whose translation MAELRLVVAEREALTPAVTRFVLRSEDGAPLPGYSAGAHLTLTTPSGERRSYSLVEPGSSEPSHYAIAVRREPGGRGGSRSLHDDVRVGDVLSSAPPANTFVLRPAARYLLIAGGIGVTPIRAMAAELRAQGSAVQVVYLSRTPEDTAWLDEFSADGSLVHHSAIHGRLDLWPLVAEPDDDTRIYCCGPSALIDEVLALTMHWRPSRIHVEDFAGVDAVGDRAVPFAAVWEPTGAVVEVPADRSLLTALRSSGIDVDSSCESGTCGTCRLRLVGGTAEHRDLVLTPEEQDRWIMPCVSRSAGGELVVAPE comes from the coding sequence GTGGCTGAGCTGCGGCTCGTGGTGGCCGAGCGCGAGGCGCTCACCCCGGCCGTCACCCGCTTCGTGCTGCGGAGCGAGGACGGCGCCCCGCTGCCCGGCTACTCGGCCGGCGCGCACCTCACGCTCACGACCCCCTCCGGCGAGCGCCGCAGCTACAGCCTCGTCGAGCCGGGATCCTCGGAGCCGTCGCACTACGCGATCGCGGTGCGCCGGGAGCCCGGGGGTCGGGGCGGATCGCGGAGCCTCCACGACGACGTCCGCGTCGGCGACGTCCTCTCCTCCGCGCCGCCCGCGAACACCTTCGTCCTCCGGCCCGCCGCCCGCTACCTCCTGATCGCCGGCGGGATCGGTGTCACCCCGATCCGCGCCATGGCCGCCGAGCTCCGGGCGCAGGGATCGGCCGTGCAGGTCGTCTACCTCAGCCGCACCCCCGAGGACACCGCGTGGCTCGACGAGTTCTCCGCCGACGGCTCCCTCGTGCACCACAGTGCGATCCACGGCCGGCTCGACCTCTGGCCGCTCGTCGCCGAGCCCGACGACGACACCCGGATCTACTGCTGCGGTCCGTCCGCGCTGATCGACGAGGTCCTCGCCCTCACGATGCACTGGCGCCCGAGCCGGATCCACGTCGAGGACTTCGCGGGCGTCGACGCCGTCGGCGACCGAGCCGTCCCCTTCGCCGCCGTCTGGGAGCCGACCGGAGCCGTTGTGGAGGTCCCGGCCGACCGCTCGCTCCTCACCGCGCTCCGCTCCTCCGGGATCGACGTCGACTCCTCCTGCGAGTCGGGCACGTGCGGCACCTGCCGCCTGCGCCTCGTCGGCGGGACGGCGGAGCACCGCGACCTGGTGCTGACCCCCGAGGAGCAGGACCGCTGGATCATGCCGTGCGTCTCGCGCTCCGCCGGCGGCGAGCTGGTCGTCGCCCCGGAGTGA
- a CDS encoding peroxiredoxin-like family protein, producing MTSTSVRTQLDEFTVGFDETVGPELAAVFSGERDDLVAAGAPSGAVTAGDALPAASVVTVDGDTVDLADVLGAGPAVLVFYRGAWCPYCNITLKHYNETLAPELASRGVALVAISPQTPDGSRAAVAGGDLGFTVVSDPGNTLASALGIVTAPSGDAQEAHTALGFAVKDSNADDTPAVPYPTVLVVDADRIVRTADVHVDYTTRTETEEILAAVDAL from the coding sequence ATGACCAGCACCTCCGTCCGCACCCAGCTCGACGAGTTCACCGTCGGCTTCGACGAGACGGTCGGCCCCGAGCTCGCCGCCGTCTTCTCCGGCGAGCGCGACGACCTCGTCGCCGCCGGCGCCCCGAGCGGAGCCGTCACCGCCGGCGACGCGCTTCCCGCCGCCTCCGTCGTGACCGTCGACGGCGACACCGTCGACCTCGCGGACGTCCTCGGCGCGGGCCCGGCCGTCCTCGTCTTCTACCGCGGAGCCTGGTGCCCGTACTGCAACATCACGCTCAAGCACTACAACGAGACCCTCGCCCCCGAGCTCGCGTCGCGCGGAGTCGCCCTCGTCGCGATCAGCCCGCAGACTCCCGACGGGTCGCGCGCGGCGGTCGCGGGCGGCGACCTGGGCTTCACCGTCGTCTCCGACCCCGGCAACACGCTCGCGAGCGCTCTCGGCATCGTCACCGCCCCCAGCGGCGACGCGCAGGAGGCGCACACCGCGCTCGGCTTCGCCGTGAAGGACAGCAACGCCGACGACACCCCGGCCGTCCCGTACCCGACCGTCCTGGTCGTCGACGCCGACCGGATCGTCCGCACGGCGGACGTGCACGTCGACTACACGACGCGCACGGAGACCGAGGAGATCCTCGCCGCCGTCGACGCGCTCTGA
- a CDS encoding NAD(P)/FAD-dependent oxidoreductase gives MTAETDVLVVGGGPVGLLLGALLARAGVDVQVWERRSSVPRGSRAIGIHPPSLDAFAAVGADAPVLAEATRVREGVARSRGRTLGTLSFARASATHPYVVTLDQHRTEAILRERLEAAAPDALRPGVALTGLLRRGSTVEATGTGPGGEPVSVRAAFVVGADGARSTVRDLLGIRTTGRDYPDRYVMGDFADPEPGGLTGTALVDVGPAGVVESFPLPGGRRRYVALSGPDRSLGAPAWRPEEAPDQEAARALAAAVRDRTGADADPETCTMLSGFQVRRREAERMGVGRVVLIGDAAHEISPIGGQGMNLGWLDAAELAPLLAGAVRRGEAGPWPGFARRRTTAARRAARQAEANMALGRPLGSLAHRGRETFLRTALALPTSDLLARVYAMRWS, from the coding sequence GTGACAGCGGAGACGGACGTGCTCGTGGTCGGCGGCGGTCCGGTCGGACTCCTGCTCGGCGCGCTCCTGGCGCGGGCCGGAGTGGACGTGCAGGTGTGGGAGCGGCGCTCCTCGGTGCCGCGGGGCTCGCGGGCGATCGGCATCCATCCGCCGTCGCTCGACGCGTTCGCCGCGGTCGGCGCCGATGCTCCCGTGCTGGCCGAGGCCACCCGGGTCCGCGAGGGCGTCGCGCGCAGCCGGGGCCGCACCCTCGGCACGCTCTCGTTCGCGCGCGCCTCCGCGACGCACCCCTACGTCGTCACCCTCGACCAGCACCGCACCGAGGCGATCCTCCGCGAGCGCCTCGAGGCGGCGGCCCCGGACGCGCTGCGCCCCGGGGTCGCGCTGACCGGCCTGCTCCGTCGGGGCTCGACCGTCGAGGCGACCGGCACCGGACCGGGCGGCGAGCCGGTCTCCGTCCGCGCCGCCTTCGTCGTGGGAGCCGACGGCGCCCGCAGCACCGTCCGCGACCTGCTCGGGATCCGCACCACCGGCCGCGACTACCCGGACCGCTACGTGATGGGCGACTTCGCCGACCCCGAGCCCGGCGGTCTCACCGGCACCGCGCTGGTCGACGTCGGTCCGGCCGGAGTGGTGGAGTCCTTCCCGCTGCCGGGCGGTCGGCGCCGGTACGTCGCCCTGAGCGGCCCGGACCGCTCCCTCGGCGCCCCCGCCTGGCGGCCCGAGGAGGCCCCCGACCAGGAGGCCGCGCGCGCCCTGGCCGCCGCTGTCCGCGACCGGACGGGCGCCGACGCCGACCCGGAGACCTGCACGATGCTCAGCGGCTTCCAGGTGCGGCGCCGCGAGGCCGAGCGGATGGGCGTCGGCCGCGTCGTGCTCATCGGCGACGCCGCGCACGAGATCAGTCCGATCGGCGGGCAGGGCATGAACCTCGGCTGGCTCGACGCCGCCGAGCTCGCCCCGCTCCTGGCCGGTGCCGTGCGCCGCGGCGAGGCCGGCCCCTGGCCCGGCTTCGCCCGGCGGCGCACCACCGCGGCCCGGCGCGCGGCGCGGCAGGCGGAGGCGAACATGGCGCTCGGACGCCCGCTCGGCTCGCTCGCGCACCGCGGGCGCGAGACGTTCCTCCGCACCGCCCTCGCCCTGCCGACCTCGGACCTGCTCGCCCGCGTCTACGCGATGCGCTGGTCCTGA
- a CDS encoding UbiA family prenyltransferase, translated as MTSRVRLLLASSHPGPTVTVTVLATVIAAASGHPLGQVVLVALAVLLGQLSIGLANDWIDADRDRAVGRTDKPVAQGLIGVGAVRAAALGTAAAAVVLSLLLGPVAAVAHLVLVAAGWAYDAGLKRTVWSVAPFVVAFGLLPVVAVAAGDGRLPAWWAIATGAVFGIAIHCTNVLPDLVDDEATGVRGFPHRLGLRLSGVVAFGSLVVAALLVLVGQLVGDQPVRGTGVVLAVIGTLAVVVLAAAGIRLVLTGPPTRTLFRLVIAASLVLVVELGLAGARLVG; from the coding sequence ATGACGTCCCGGGTGCGACTCCTGCTGGCCTCGTCGCACCCCGGGCCGACCGTGACGGTCACCGTGCTGGCGACCGTGATCGCGGCGGCGTCCGGGCATCCGCTCGGGCAGGTCGTGCTGGTGGCGCTCGCCGTGCTGCTCGGGCAGCTCTCGATCGGGCTCGCGAACGACTGGATCGACGCCGATCGCGACCGCGCGGTGGGGCGCACCGACAAGCCGGTCGCGCAGGGGCTGATCGGCGTGGGCGCCGTCCGCGCCGCCGCTCTGGGGACGGCCGCGGCCGCCGTGGTGCTCTCGCTGCTGCTCGGACCGGTCGCCGCGGTCGCGCACCTGGTGCTGGTCGCCGCGGGCTGGGCCTACGACGCGGGGCTCAAGCGCACGGTCTGGTCGGTCGCTCCGTTCGTGGTCGCCTTCGGGCTGCTGCCGGTGGTGGCGGTGGCGGCGGGCGACGGCCGGCTCCCCGCCTGGTGGGCGATCGCGACCGGCGCCGTGTTCGGCATCGCGATCCACTGCACGAACGTGCTCCCCGACCTGGTCGACGACGAGGCCACCGGGGTCCGCGGCTTCCCGCACCGCCTCGGCCTGCGGCTCTCCGGAGTCGTCGCCTTCGGGTCGCTGGTGGTCGCCGCGCTGCTCGTGCTCGTCGGACAGCTCGTCGGCGACCAGCCGGTGCGCGGGACAGGCGTGGTGCTCGCGGTGATCGGGACCCTCGCGGTGGTCGTGCTCGCCGCGGCGGGCATCCGCCTGGTGCTGACCGGCCCGCCCACGCGCACCCTGTTCCGGCTGGTGATCGCGGCCTCGCTCGTGCTGGTGGTCGAGCTCGGGCTGGCGGGCGCGCGGCTGGTCGGCTGA